One genomic region from Buteo buteo chromosome 12, bButBut1.hap1.1, whole genome shotgun sequence encodes:
- the FBXO28 gene encoding F-box only protein 28 isoform X1, translated as MAAPEERLLSEGEGGALGSARLSPPPVSESPEALAPLEPPPQSNTLMGLPIVAIESILSFLSYDETSQLRLVCKRMDLVCQRMLNQGFLKVERYHNLCQKQVKAQLPRRESERRNHSLARHADILAAVETRLSLLNMTFMKYVDSNLCCFIPGKVIDEIYRVLRYVNSTRAPQRAHEVLQELRDISSMAMEYFDEKIVPILKRKMPGSDVSGRLIGTAPVPGPSAALTTMQLFSKQNPSRQEVTKLQQQVKANGTGLTALKREISELRIKVQEQQKQLQDQDQKLLEQTQIIGEQNARLAELERKLREVMESTVGNSSGSGSNEQSPRKRRKAVESTDCPRKSKRLRNRK; from the exons atggcggcgccgGAGGAGCGGCTCCTGTCGGAGGGGGAAGGCGGCGCCCTGGGCTCGGCGCGGCTCTCCCCGCCCCCGGTCTCGGAGTCTCCCGAGGCTCTGGCGCCCTTGGAGCCGCCGCCGCAGAGCAACACGCTCATGGGGCTGCCCATCGTGGCCATCGAGAGCATCCTCAGCTTCCTGTCCTACGATGAGACGAGCCAGCTCCGCCTG gTTTGTAAGCGAATGGACTTGGTTTGCCAGCGAATGTTAAATCAGGGATTTCTGAAAGTGGAAAGATACCACAACTTGTGTCAAAAGCAAGTTAAAGCTCAGCTTCCAAG ACGGGagtcagaaagaagaaaccattCATTAGCTCGTCATGCAGACATCCTTGCTGCTGTAGAAACGAGACTCTCTCTGTTAAATATGACTTTCATGAAGTATGTCGATTCCAATCTATGTTGCTTCATACCTGGAAAG GTAATAGATGAAATTTATCGTGTGCTAAGGTATGTAAACTCTACAAGAGCTCCTCAGAGAGCTCATGAAGTTCTTCAAGAACTAAGGGACATTTCCTCCATGGCTATGGAATATTTTGATGAGAAGATTGTTCcaatactgaaaagaaagatgccTGGGTCAGATGTATCGGGACGTCTGATAGGAACTGCCCCAG TTCCAGGGCCTTCTGCAGCACTGACAACAATGCAGCTGTTCTCCAAGCAGAACCCTTCAAGACAGGAAGTCACCAAACTCCAGCAGCAAGTAAAAGCGAATGGCACGGGCTTGACAGCACTAAAGCGGGAAATCTCAGAGCTTCGCATCAAAGTGCAAGAGCAACAGAAGCAACTCCAAGATCAAGATCAGAAACTGCTAGAGCAAACCCAAATCATAGGTGAACAGAATGCCCGATTGGCTGAGCTTGAACGCAAGCTGCGAGAGGTAATGGAGAGTACAGTAGGAAATTCTTCAGGTTCTGGCTCAAATGAACAATCTCCTAGAAAACGGAGGAAGGCGGTTGAATCCACAGACTGTCCTAGGAAATCTAAACGCCTTCgaaacagaaaataa
- the FBXO28 gene encoding F-box only protein 28 isoform X2, whose protein sequence is MEQKLVCKRMDLVCQRMLNQGFLKVERYHNLCQKQVKAQLPRRESERRNHSLARHADILAAVETRLSLLNMTFMKYVDSNLCCFIPGKVIDEIYRVLRYVNSTRAPQRAHEVLQELRDISSMAMEYFDEKIVPILKRKMPGSDVSGRLIGTAPVPGPSAALTTMQLFSKQNPSRQEVTKLQQQVKANGTGLTALKREISELRIKVQEQQKQLQDQDQKLLEQTQIIGEQNARLAELERKLREVMESTVGNSSGSGSNEQSPRKRRKAVESTDCPRKSKRLRNRK, encoded by the exons ATGGAGCAAAAACTG gTTTGTAAGCGAATGGACTTGGTTTGCCAGCGAATGTTAAATCAGGGATTTCTGAAAGTGGAAAGATACCACAACTTGTGTCAAAAGCAAGTTAAAGCTCAGCTTCCAAG ACGGGagtcagaaagaagaaaccattCATTAGCTCGTCATGCAGACATCCTTGCTGCTGTAGAAACGAGACTCTCTCTGTTAAATATGACTTTCATGAAGTATGTCGATTCCAATCTATGTTGCTTCATACCTGGAAAG GTAATAGATGAAATTTATCGTGTGCTAAGGTATGTAAACTCTACAAGAGCTCCTCAGAGAGCTCATGAAGTTCTTCAAGAACTAAGGGACATTTCCTCCATGGCTATGGAATATTTTGATGAGAAGATTGTTCcaatactgaaaagaaagatgccTGGGTCAGATGTATCGGGACGTCTGATAGGAACTGCCCCAG TTCCAGGGCCTTCTGCAGCACTGACAACAATGCAGCTGTTCTCCAAGCAGAACCCTTCAAGACAGGAAGTCACCAAACTCCAGCAGCAAGTAAAAGCGAATGGCACGGGCTTGACAGCACTAAAGCGGGAAATCTCAGAGCTTCGCATCAAAGTGCAAGAGCAACAGAAGCAACTCCAAGATCAAGATCAGAAACTGCTAGAGCAAACCCAAATCATAGGTGAACAGAATGCCCGATTGGCTGAGCTTGAACGCAAGCTGCGAGAGGTAATGGAGAGTACAGTAGGAAATTCTTCAGGTTCTGGCTCAAATGAACAATCTCCTAGAAAACGGAGGAAGGCGGTTGAATCCACAGACTGTCCTAGGAAATCTAAACGCCTTCgaaacagaaaataa